Proteins encoded within one genomic window of Aerococcus viridans:
- a CDS encoding DUF3324 domain-containing protein gives MQINNQYAYVIGLQVTEDEDHEANSNLNLTGIEPSLVNYQTAVVTKLQNDQPFILGNIDIEAEVYDADAQEAIKTATLEATNFAPNSTINFVIDWENQYLEPGEYRLKMTASNNDDEWTWDEPFTITDEQAEISDDAVELENRWFTPQVFIGIIVVLVIIIIILLIVLRKRKK, from the coding sequence CTTACAGGTAACGGAAGATGAAGATCACGAAGCAAATTCAAATTTAAACTTAACGGGCATTGAACCTTCATTAGTAAACTACCAAACAGCTGTTGTCACTAAATTGCAAAATGATCAGCCTTTTATACTTGGCAATATCGATATTGAAGCCGAAGTTTATGATGCTGACGCCCAAGAAGCGATTAAAACAGCAACACTAGAAGCAACGAATTTCGCGCCTAACTCTACGATAAACTTCGTCATTGACTGGGAAAATCAATATCTAGAACCAGGGGAGTATCGTCTAAAAATGACCGCATCAAACAATGATGACGAGTGGACATGGGATGAACCATTTACTATTACAGACGAGCAAGCAGAAATATCTGACGACGCTGTAGAATTAGAAAATCGATGGTTCACACCACAAGTTTTTATTGGAATTATCGTAGTACTCGTGATTATCATAATTATTTTATTAATAGTTCTGAGAAAACGAAAGAAATAA